The Streptomyces cyaneogriseus subsp. noncyanogenus region GACGACAAGGAGATCCACGACCAGGTCATCACCGTGATGGCCGCCGGCACCGAGACCGTCGCCGGCACCCTCACCTGGGTGTTCTACCTGCTCTCCCAGCACCCGGAGATCGAGGCGGCGCTGTACGAGGAGATCGACACCGTCCTCGGCGGCCGCGCCCCGAACTGGGACGACGTGCCGAACCTCTCCCTGGCCGACCGGATCATCTCCGAGGCGCTCCGGCTGCACCCGCCGGCCTGGCTGTTCACCCGGCTCACCGCCACCGAGACCGAACTGGCGGGCCGCAGGCTGCCCGAGGGCACCACCATCGTCTTCAGCCCGGCCGCGGTGGCCCAGTACGAGGACGCCTTCGGCAACCCCACGGCGTTCGACCCGGACCGCTGGCTGCCGGACCGGGTCTCGCCCGCGGCCCGCCAGGCGTTCATGCCGTTCGGCACCGGCGCCCGCAAGTGCATCGGCGACCTGTACGCGCGCACCGAGGCCACGCTGGGCCTGGCCACCATCCTCGGCCGCTGGCGGGTCACCTGCGAGCCGGACATGGACGTCCGTCCCGTACCACTGGCCACCGTCTACCACCCGCGCCGCCTGCGTCTGAGGCTGTCCGCGCGCGCCCCGCGCCCCGCGGCCACCCCGGTGCCGGCGCCGACCGGGGGTGAACCCACATGACGGCCGGCAGCATCGTCCTGGCCCAGCCGCGCGGCTTCTGCGCGGGCGTCCGGCGGGCCATCGGCATCGTCGAGCGGGCCCTGGACCTGTACGGGGCCCCGGTGTACGTCCGCAAGGAGATCGTGCACAACCACCACATCGTCGCGGAGCTGGTCAAGCGCGGCGCGGTCTTCGTGGACAGCGAGGAGGAGGTCCCCGAGGGCGCGGTCTGCGTGTTCTCCGCGCACGGCGTCTCCCCCGGGGTGCGGTCGGCGGCCGCCGACCGCGGGCTCGAGGTGATCGACGCCACCTGCCCGCTGGTCTCCAAGGTGCACCAGGAAGCGGTGCGCTTCGCCCGCGACGGCCGGACCGTCCTGCTGGTCGGGCACGAGGGGCACGAGGAGGTCGAGGGCGTCCTCGGCGAGGCCCCCGACCGCATCGTCGTCGTCGAGACCGAGGAGGACGTACGGCGGCTCGCCCTGCCGGACGACACCCCGGTAGCGGTCCTCACCCAGACCACGCTCTCCTTCGACGAGACCGCCAAGGTCGTCCGGGCGCTGCGCGCCCGCTTCACGGACCTGCTCACCCCGGGCGAGGACGACATCTGCTACGCCAGCCAGAACCGGCAGAACGCCGTCAAGGACCTGGCCCGCCGCAACGACCTGGTCCTGGTCGTCGGCTCCCGCAACTCCAGCAATTCGCTGCGCATGGTCGAGGTGGCCCGGGAGCACGGCGCCGCGGCCCACCTGGTCCCCGACGAGAGCCACCTCGACGAGGCATGGCTCCACGGGGTCTCGGCCATCGGCGTCAGCGCCGGGGCCAGCGCCCCGGAGATCCTGGTCCACGGCCTCGTCACCAGGCTGGCCGCGCTCGGCTTCGACCGGGTCGAACTCCAGCGGGGCATCGCCGAGGACGTCGTGTTCTCCATGCCCGGACGCCTGGCCGACCCGGTCACCGGCCGGGTGCCGCGGACACCGCTGGCCGATGAGGCCCCCCTGTCGCCCGGTGGGGCGGCATGAAGCGGCCACAGGAGAGAGAAGGTGCCGTCATGCCGCGCCTGGGGGAGATCCACGGCCCCGAGGACCTGCGGGCCCTGACCCCGCCGCAGGTCCGCGCGCTCGCGCCGCAGATCCGGCGGCTGCTGGTGGACACCTGCACCGTCACCGGCGGCCACCTCGGCCCCAACCTGGGCGTCGTCGAGCTGACCCTCGCCCTGCACCGGGTCTTCCACTCGCCCCGCGACCGGATCCTGTGGGACACCGGGCACCAGTCCTACGTACACAAGATGCTCACCGGCCGCACCGAGGACTTCCCCACGCTCCGCCGGGCGGGCGGACTGTCGGGGTATCCCTCCCGCGCCGAGTCCGAGCACGACGTCATCGAGAACTCGCACGCCTCGACGGTGCTGTCCTGGGCGGACGGGCTGGCCCGCGCCCACGCCCTGCGCGGGGTGACCGACCGCGCCGTGGTCGCCGTGCTCGGCGACGGCGCGCTGACCGGGGGGATGGCCTGGGAGGCGCTCAACAACATCGCCGCCGCCCCCGAACGCCCGGTGATCGTGGTGCTGAACGACAACGGCCGCTCCTACGCCCCCACGGCCGGCGCGCTCGCCACCCACCTCGCCGCGCTACGGGGCCCCGACGCCCCGCGGCCGCTCTTCGAGAGCCTGGGCATGGCCTATCTCGGCCCCGTGGACGGCCACGACATCGAGGCCCTGGAGACCGCGCTGCGCCGCGCCGCGGGCCTCGGCCGCCCCGTGGTCGTGCACTGCCTCACCGAGAAGGGCCGCGGCCACCTCCCGGCCGAGCAGGACGAGACCGACCGCTTCCACGCCGTGCGCGCCGCCTCCGCGAAGAAGCCGGGCGGGGCCCCCTCCTGGACGTCGGTGTTCGGCCGCGAGCTGGCCGACCTGGCGGACGACCGGCCGGACGTGGTCGCCCTGACCGCGGCCATGCTCGACCCGACCGGACTGAGCGAGTTCGCCCGCCGCCACCCGGAGCGCACCATCGACGTGGGCATCGCCGAGCAGCACGCCGTGACCGCCGCCGCGGGCCTGGCCCTGGGCGGCATGCATCCGGTGGTCGCGCTGTACGCCACCTTCCTCAACCGCGCCTTCGACCAGCTCCTCATGGATGTGGCGCTGCACCGCGCGCCGGTGACCTTCGTCCTGGACCGGGCGGGCGTGACCGGCGACGACGGGCCGTCGCACAACGGCATGTGGGACCTGTCCCTGCTGAATCTGGTGCCCGGCCTGCGCCTGGCCGTGCCGAGGGACGCCGCCACCCTGCGCCGCGCGCTGCGCGAGGCGCTGTCCTGCCACGACGCTCCCACCGCCCTGCGCTTCCCCAAGGGCGCGAGCGGCGAGGACATCCCCGCGGTCTCCACCTTCGCCGGGACCGACGTGCTGCGCCGGGGGGAGCGGCCGGACGTCCTCCTGGTCTCCGTCGGCGCCATGGCCGCCACCTGCCTGGACGTGGCCGGCCGGCTGGCCGCGCAGGGCGTCGGTGTCACCGTCGTCGACCCCCGCTGGGTCAAGCCGGTCGCCCCCGAGCTGGTGGCACTCGCCCTCGACCACCGGCTGGTCGCCACCGTCGAGGACAACGGCCGGGCAGGCGGCGTCGGCACCCAGGTCGCCCAGGCACTGAGCGATGCCGGAGCGGCGCCGCCGGTGCGCACCTTCGGCATCCCGCAGCACTTCCTGAGCCACGGCTCACGGGCTCAGGTGCTGGAGTCCTGCGGACTGACGGCCCGGCACCTCACCCGCGCGCTGCTGGAATCCCTGCCCGCTGGACGGGACGCGGCCCGG contains the following coding sequences:
- a CDS encoding 4-hydroxy-3-methylbut-2-enyl diphosphate reductase — its product is MTAGSIVLAQPRGFCAGVRRAIGIVERALDLYGAPVYVRKEIVHNHHIVAELVKRGAVFVDSEEEVPEGAVCVFSAHGVSPGVRSAAADRGLEVIDATCPLVSKVHQEAVRFARDGRTVLLVGHEGHEEVEGVLGEAPDRIVVVETEEDVRRLALPDDTPVAVLTQTTLSFDETAKVVRALRARFTDLLTPGEDDICYASQNRQNAVKDLARRNDLVLVVGSRNSSNSLRMVEVAREHGAAAHLVPDESHLDEAWLHGVSAIGVSAGASAPEILVHGLVTRLAALGFDRVELQRGIAEDVVFSMPGRLADPVTGRVPRTPLADEAPLSPGGAA
- a CDS encoding 1-deoxy-D-xylulose-5-phosphate synthase; this translates as MPRLGEIHGPEDLRALTPPQVRALAPQIRRLLVDTCTVTGGHLGPNLGVVELTLALHRVFHSPRDRILWDTGHQSYVHKMLTGRTEDFPTLRRAGGLSGYPSRAESEHDVIENSHASTVLSWADGLARAHALRGVTDRAVVAVLGDGALTGGMAWEALNNIAAAPERPVIVVLNDNGRSYAPTAGALATHLAALRGPDAPRPLFESLGMAYLGPVDGHDIEALETALRRAAGLGRPVVVHCLTEKGRGHLPAEQDETDRFHAVRAASAKKPGGAPSWTSVFGRELADLADDRPDVVALTAAMLDPTGLSEFARRHPERTIDVGIAEQHAVTAAAGLALGGMHPVVALYATFLNRAFDQLLMDVALHRAPVTFVLDRAGVTGDDGPSHNGMWDLSLLNLVPGLRLAVPRDAATLRRALREALSCHDAPTALRFPKGASGEDIPAVSTFAGTDVLRRGERPDVLLVSVGAMAATCLDVAGRLAAQGVGVTVVDPRWVKPVAPELVALALDHRLVATVEDNGRAGGVGTQVAQALSDAGAAPPVRTFGIPQHFLSHGSRAQVLESCGLTARHLTRALLESLPAGRDAAREEAAAPSLALGGR